From the genome of Bordetella sp. H567, one region includes:
- a CDS encoding cytochrome c oxidase subunit 3 — MSAGHSVQAKEAPYYYVPADSGHPVRSAIALLIIASGAACWVNGVQVGKWLVLLGLLCLIAVLFRWFGDAIGESERGMNSKRVDVSYRWGMSWFIFSEVMFFGGFFGALWYVRTITTPWLGDLDHKLLLWPDFNAVWPNFGPAGVVEHFATVGPFWLPTINTALLLSSGVTLTISHHALREDHRGKAILWLALTVLLGALFVGCQAFEYHHAYTELNLKFSSGAYGSLFFMLTGFHGFHVIMGATMLTVILFRLIRGHFTADHHFGFEGAAWYWHFVDVVWLGLYLFVYWF, encoded by the coding sequence ATGAGTGCAGGACACTCGGTTCAAGCGAAAGAGGCGCCCTACTACTATGTGCCCGCGGATTCGGGCCATCCGGTGCGCAGCGCAATCGCTTTGCTGATCATCGCGTCGGGCGCGGCATGCTGGGTCAACGGCGTGCAGGTAGGAAAATGGCTGGTGCTGCTGGGCCTGCTGTGCCTCATCGCGGTGCTGTTCCGCTGGTTCGGCGACGCCATCGGCGAATCCGAACGCGGCATGAACAGCAAGCGCGTGGACGTGTCGTACCGCTGGGGCATGAGCTGGTTCATTTTTTCCGAGGTCATGTTCTTCGGCGGCTTCTTCGGCGCGCTGTGGTACGTGCGCACCATCACGACGCCGTGGCTGGGCGACCTGGACCATAAGCTGCTGCTGTGGCCCGATTTCAACGCCGTGTGGCCCAACTTCGGGCCGGCCGGCGTGGTCGAGCACTTCGCGACGGTCGGTCCCTTCTGGCTGCCCACGATCAACACCGCGCTGCTGTTGAGCTCCGGGGTCACGCTGACCATCTCGCACCATGCGTTGCGCGAGGATCACCGCGGCAAGGCCATTTTGTGGCTGGCGCTGACGGTGCTGCTGGGCGCGCTGTTCGTCGGCTGCCAGGCCTTCGAATACCACCACGCCTACACCGAGCTGAACCTGAAATTCAGTTCCGGCGCCTATGGCTCGCTGTTCTTCATGTTGACGGGCTTCCACGGCTTTCACGTGATCATGGGCGCGACCATGCTGACCGTGATCCTGTTCCGCCTGATCCGCGGCCATTTCACGGCGGATCATCACTTCGGCTTCGAAGGCGCCGCCTGGTATTGGCACTTCGTGGACGTCGTCTGGCTGGGTCTGTACCTGTTCGTCTACTGGTTCTGA
- a CDS encoding twin transmembrane helix small protein, whose amino-acid sequence MRVLVVLAFAGILASLASALVYLMRDKGTTNRTVNALTVRIGLSVALFLFVLLAHYFGWIESTGLR is encoded by the coding sequence ATGCGCGTCTTAGTTGTCCTGGCTTTTGCCGGCATCCTCGCCAGCCTGGCCTCGGCCCTGGTTTACCTGATGAGGGATAAAGGCACCACCAATAGGACGGTCAATGCCTTGACCGTGCGCATCGGGCTTTCCGTCGCCCTTTTCCTGTTCGTGCTGCTCGCCCACTATTTCGGCTGGATAGAGAGCACGGGGCTTAGATAG
- the cyoE gene encoding heme o synthase: protein MTSFVASDSGLLRQYLVLTKPRVTQLAVFCAVIGMFLAAPGLPDLKRVAYATLGIWLLAAAAFAINCLIEQEVDARMLRTARRPTARGTILPQQVLALSGLLGGAGMLVLYNLVNPLTMWLTFATFVGYAVIYTVILKPRTPQNIVIGGLSGAMPPALGWAAVANATPAQAWLLVLIIFIWTPPHFWALALYRTNDYVKAGLPMLPVTHGQKFTRLHILLYSVALLATTLLPYAIRMSGLIYLVSALLLGAVFVGYAWQLYRAYSDALARKLFRYSIVYLSLLFGALLIDHWALLLA, encoded by the coding sequence ATGACCAGTTTTGTTGCCTCGGATTCCGGATTGCTGCGCCAGTACCTGGTGCTGACCAAGCCACGCGTGACACAGCTCGCGGTGTTTTGTGCCGTCATCGGCATGTTCCTGGCCGCGCCCGGCCTTCCGGACCTGAAACGGGTGGCGTACGCCACGCTGGGCATCTGGCTGCTGGCCGCGGCGGCCTTCGCCATCAACTGCCTGATCGAACAGGAAGTGGACGCGCGCATGCTGCGCACCGCGCGGCGGCCCACGGCCCGCGGCACCATCCTGCCGCAGCAGGTGCTGGCCCTGTCCGGGCTGCTGGGCGGCGCCGGCATGCTGGTGCTGTACAACCTGGTGAACCCGCTGACGATGTGGCTGACGTTCGCCACCTTTGTCGGCTACGCCGTCATTTACACGGTCATCCTGAAGCCCCGCACCCCACAGAACATCGTCATCGGCGGGCTGTCCGGCGCCATGCCGCCGGCCCTGGGCTGGGCGGCCGTTGCCAACGCCACGCCGGCACAGGCATGGCTGCTGGTGCTGATCATCTTCATCTGGACGCCGCCGCACTTCTGGGCCCTGGCGCTGTACCGCACCAACGACTACGTCAAGGCGGGCCTGCCCATGCTTCCGGTCACGCATGGCCAGAAGTTCACCCGCCTGCACATCCTGTTGTACAGCGTCGCGCTGCTGGCCACGACCCTGCTGCCGTACGCCATCCGCATGAGCGGGCTGATCTATCTGGTCAGCGCGCTGCTGCTGGGCGCCGTATTCGTGGGCTATGCCTGGCAGCTGTATCGCGCCTATTCCGATGCGCTGGCGCGCAAGCTGTTCCGCTATTCCATCGTGTACCTGTCGCTGCTGTTTGGCGCCCTGCTGATCGATCATTGGGCCCTGCTGCTGGCCTGA
- the coxB gene encoding cytochrome c oxidase subunit II has protein sequence MKKWRGILGTCAMLASGIACAQVKDMPGGPRVDQLNLHEGVTRIAQEVTWLHWMMLSICLVIFIGVFGVMFYSIWAHRKSRGHQPATFHEHVGVEVAWTVIPFFIVIAMALPATKTVVAMKDTSSSDLTVKVTGYQWKWGYEYVDGPATGVKFLSTLSTPRAQIEGREPKGEFYLMEVDNPLVVPVDEKVRIVLTAGDVIHSWMVPDFGVKQDAIPGFLRDTWFRAEKVGTYRGQCAELCGKDHAFMPIVVEVKSKEDFAKWADDQKKKLASAADDPNKQWAEGDLIARGEKVFGANCAVCHQANGKGVPGSFPALDGDKIVLGPPAEQIKTVLHGRPGTPMPAFMNQLNDVEVAAVISYTRHAWSNAGKGQDPTVQPSTVKSSPH, from the coding sequence ATGAAGAAGTGGAGAGGGATACTGGGAACGTGCGCAATGCTGGCAAGCGGCATTGCCTGTGCCCAGGTCAAGGATATGCCCGGAGGCCCCAGGGTCGACCAGCTAAACCTGCATGAAGGCGTTACGCGGATTGCCCAGGAGGTGACGTGGCTGCACTGGATGATGCTCAGCATCTGTCTGGTCATCTTCATCGGCGTCTTTGGCGTCATGTTCTATTCCATCTGGGCGCATCGCAAATCGCGTGGGCACCAGCCGGCCACCTTCCACGAGCACGTCGGCGTGGAAGTCGCCTGGACCGTCATCCCTTTCTTCATCGTTATCGCCATGGCCCTGCCCGCCACGAAGACGGTGGTTGCCATGAAAGACACGTCCAGTTCCGACCTGACCGTCAAGGTCACGGGCTACCAATGGAAGTGGGGCTACGAATACGTGGACGGGCCGGCTACCGGCGTCAAGTTCCTGTCCACGCTTTCCACGCCGCGTGCGCAGATCGAAGGCCGTGAACCCAAGGGCGAGTTCTACTTGATGGAAGTGGACAATCCCCTGGTGGTGCCGGTGGACGAGAAAGTCCGTATCGTGCTGACGGCCGGCGACGTCATCCACTCCTGGATGGTGCCGGACTTCGGCGTCAAGCAGGATGCGATTCCCGGCTTCCTGCGCGACACCTGGTTCCGCGCCGAGAAGGTCGGCACCTACCGCGGGCAGTGTGCCGAGCTGTGCGGCAAGGACCACGCCTTCATGCCCATCGTGGTAGAGGTCAAGTCCAAGGAAGACTTCGCCAAGTGGGCCGACGACCAGAAGAAGAAACTGGCCTCGGCGGCCGACGACCCCAACAAGCAATGGGCCGAAGGCGATCTGATCGCCCGCGGCGAAAAGGTCTTCGGCGCGAATTGCGCGGTCTGCCACCAGGCCAACGGCAAGGGCGTTCCGGGCTCCTTCCCGGCCCTGGACGGCGACAAGATCGTGCTGGGTCCGCCGGCCGAGCAGATCAAGACCGTGCTGCACGGGCGTCCCGGCACGCCGATGCCGGCCTTCATGAATCAGCTCAACGACGTGGAAGTCGCCGCGGTCATTTCCTATACCCGCCATGCCTGGAGCAATGCGGGCAAGGGCCAGGATCCGACCGTCCAGCCGTCCACCGTCAAGTCGTCGCCGCACTAG
- a CDS encoding cytochrome oxidase small assembly protein has product MTPEQRRRNRIVGLVLLAFVVAVFAWAMLKGGNLFAGGVD; this is encoded by the coding sequence ATGACACCCGAACAACGCCGCCGCAACCGCATCGTCGGATTGGTGCTGCTGGCCTTCGTCGTGGCGGTGTTCGCCTGGGCGATGCTCAAGGGCGGCAACCTGTTCGCCGGTGGCGTGGACTGA
- a CDS encoding DUF2970 domain-containing protein, protein MATQPDSPQRKTSFLQTLKAVAWGMLGIRKGTGYQEDARLNPVHLIIAGVLAGVIFVVVLVTIVHWVVASQS, encoded by the coding sequence ATGGCCACGCAGCCCGATTCCCCGCAACGCAAGACCAGCTTCCTGCAGACGCTGAAGGCGGTGGCCTGGGGCATGCTGGGCATCCGCAAGGGCACGGGCTACCAGGAAGACGCGCGCTTGAATCCGGTGCACCTGATCATCGCCGGCGTTCTGGCCGGCGTGATCTTCGTGGTGGTCCTGGTGACCATCGTGCACTGGGTCGTGGCAAGTCAGAGCTGA
- a CDS encoding NUDIX hydrolase: MQHTFPSSPYPPLPDDLYAALRHRAQEPVPPSSRGLYIAGRRCGQATLAACDALRGQPGVRIEADSLRLGEGVRAGPDLDAMLAAVAHTLRQADCLRGWRDELLDIHDESDLRLGAIERAAVRPLGILTRAVHLNAWTTDGRLWVARRALNKATDPGMWDTLVGGLVASGESLDVALIRECEEEAGLAPRHIRARDPLRTVLRMHRRLPEGYQVEDLLVSRCVLADDVRPANRDGEVMEFATVTPGQAHAMAANGEFTLEAALVVINDIRAHGAAR, encoded by the coding sequence ATGCAGCACACCTTCCCGTCTTCGCCCTATCCGCCCCTGCCCGACGACCTGTATGCGGCGCTGCGCCATCGCGCACAGGAACCCGTCCCGCCATCGTCGCGCGGCCTGTATATCGCCGGCCGCCGTTGCGGCCAGGCAACCCTGGCGGCCTGCGACGCGCTGCGCGGGCAGCCCGGCGTGCGCATCGAGGCGGACAGCCTGCGGCTGGGCGAGGGCGTGCGTGCAGGCCCGGACCTGGACGCGATGCTCGCCGCCGTCGCGCATACCTTGCGGCAAGCTGACTGCCTGCGCGGCTGGCGCGATGAGCTGCTGGACATCCACGATGAATCGGACCTGCGACTCGGCGCCATCGAGCGCGCCGCGGTACGGCCGCTGGGCATCCTGACGCGGGCGGTGCACCTGAATGCCTGGACGACGGACGGGCGCCTGTGGGTGGCGCGGCGCGCCCTGAACAAGGCGACGGACCCGGGCATGTGGGACACCCTGGTGGGCGGATTGGTCGCCAGCGGCGAATCGCTGGACGTGGCGCTGATCCGGGAATGCGAGGAAGAAGCGGGCCTGGCGCCGCGGCATATCCGTGCCCGCGATCCCCTGCGCACCGTGCTGCGCATGCACCGGCGCCTGCCGGAAGGCTACCAGGTGGAAGACCTGCTGGTCAGCCGCTGCGTGCTGGCCGACGACGTGCGACCGGCCAACCGCGACGGCGAGGTGATGGAATTCGCGACCGTGACGCCCGGGCAGGCGCACGCCATGGCCGCGAACGGCGAATTCACATTGGAAGCGGCGCTGGTCGTGATCAACGATATCCGCGCGCATGGCGCGGCTCGATGA
- a CDS encoding SCO family protein: protein MPVTAVPRRALLRTFAALPIAALLAACGQDAPSFKGSDITGTHLGKNLSMVDQDGRPRTLSDYAGKVLVVFFGYTQCPDVCPTSLAELAQVMQALGPDASRVQVAMITVDPERDTPEVLKQYVQTFNPSFVGLTGTPEQVKQAATSFKVYYAKVPAKNGTDYSMDHSAAFYLLDTKGEARVLAGNGADVQSLAHDIKALLA from the coding sequence ATGCCCGTCACCGCCGTCCCGCGCCGCGCCCTGCTGCGCACCTTCGCCGCCTTGCCCATTGCCGCCCTGCTGGCGGCCTGCGGGCAGGACGCGCCGTCCTTCAAGGGCAGCGATATCACGGGTACGCACCTGGGCAAGAACCTGTCCATGGTCGACCAAGACGGCCGGCCGCGCACGCTGTCGGACTACGCGGGCAAGGTGCTGGTGGTGTTCTTCGGCTATACGCAGTGTCCCGACGTCTGCCCGACCTCGCTGGCGGAACTGGCGCAGGTCATGCAGGCGCTGGGGCCCGATGCCTCACGCGTGCAGGTCGCCATGATCACCGTGGACCCGGAACGCGATACGCCTGAAGTGCTGAAGCAGTACGTGCAGACGTTCAATCCATCCTTCGTCGGCCTGACCGGCACGCCGGAGCAGGTCAAGCAGGCCGCTACGTCCTTCAAGGTGTATTACGCCAAGGTGCCGGCCAAGAACGGCACGGATTACAGCATGGACCACAGCGCGGCCTTTTACCTGCTGGATACCAAGGGCGAAGCGCGAGTGTTGGCCGGCAACGGCGCGGACGTCCAATCGCTAGCGCACGACATCAAGGCGCTGTTGGCCTGA
- a CDS encoding SCO family protein has protein sequence MIAIFLITLAPILGALIMYLNPQWWPEDSSNYGTLVEPQRDIPAAAALPLATLDGQPFDLASLKGKWLLMAADGGACPESCARKLFIIRNTHASQGKNVDRLVRVWFIIDDAPVPQKVLDAYRGTVMVRARPAQLAPFLLGAPAGTATAAGASPPAAIAGGNAGAGNPAGAAEALAGPIWMVDPLGHLMLQFPPDADPVQVRKDVSKLIYNSRIG, from the coding sequence ATGATCGCGATCTTCCTGATCACGCTCGCGCCCATACTGGGCGCGCTGATCATGTACCTGAACCCGCAATGGTGGCCGGAAGACAGCAGCAACTACGGCACGCTGGTAGAGCCGCAGCGCGACATTCCCGCGGCGGCCGCGCTGCCGCTGGCCACGCTGGACGGCCAGCCTTTCGACCTGGCCAGCCTGAAGGGCAAATGGCTGCTGATGGCGGCCGACGGCGGCGCGTGCCCCGAGTCGTGTGCCCGCAAGCTGTTCATCATCCGCAATACCCACGCCAGCCAGGGGAAAAACGTCGACCGGCTCGTCCGCGTGTGGTTCATCATCGACGACGCGCCCGTGCCCCAGAAGGTCCTGGATGCCTATCGGGGCACGGTCATGGTGCGAGCGCGACCCGCGCAGCTGGCGCCCTTCCTGCTGGGTGCGCCAGCGGGTACGGCCACGGCGGCCGGGGCGTCGCCGCCGGCCGCGATTGCCGGCGGCAATGCGGGCGCCGGCAACCCCGCCGGCGCCGCCGAAGCGCTCGCCGGGCCGATCTGGATGGTCGATCCCCTGGGGCATCTGATGCTGCAATTCCCGCCCGACGCCGATCCGGTGCAGGTCCGCAAGGACGTCAGCAAGCTCATCTACAACTCGCGTATTGGCTGA
- a CDS encoding COX15/CtaA family protein: MDPVIRRYRKLVFFTWFLTLDLIMFGAFVRLTDSGLGCPDWPGCYGSVTPLGSLSDIHAANQAMPFGAVSLSKAWIEMVHRYAGSALGMLIIAIVYMAWRHRGRLGRSPALATAALVVVCVQGAFGAWTVTHQLMPVVVTSHLLFGMLTLAVMTWLAARERPYQALGAAAARWRGWVVGGLALLTLQIALGGWVSTNYAALACMDFPTCQGQWLPPMDFKDGYSIIRALGELPSGQMISQYALTAIHWVHRNFAFVVFAYLGTLGVRLRRERGLRGPANLVLGLLLAQLATGLTTIFFQWPLLIAVLHNGGAAGLVLATVTLLVRLSTAGRPALRASRPVSPAESPA; the protein is encoded by the coding sequence ATGGACCCCGTTATTCGCCGCTACCGCAAACTGGTGTTCTTCACCTGGTTTCTGACGCTGGACCTGATCATGTTCGGCGCCTTCGTGCGTCTGACCGATTCGGGCCTGGGCTGCCCCGACTGGCCCGGCTGCTACGGCAGCGTGACCCCCCTGGGCTCGCTGTCCGACATCCACGCCGCCAACCAGGCCATGCCTTTCGGCGCCGTATCGCTGTCCAAGGCCTGGATCGAAATGGTGCATCGCTATGCAGGGTCCGCCCTGGGCATGCTGATCATCGCCATCGTCTACATGGCCTGGCGCCATCGCGGCCGGCTGGGCCGCTCGCCCGCGCTGGCCACGGCGGCGCTGGTCGTCGTGTGCGTGCAGGGCGCGTTCGGCGCGTGGACGGTCACCCATCAGCTGATGCCCGTGGTCGTCACCTCGCACCTGCTGTTCGGGATGTTGACGCTGGCCGTCATGACCTGGCTGGCGGCGCGCGAACGCCCCTATCAGGCGCTGGGCGCGGCGGCGGCGCGCTGGCGCGGCTGGGTGGTGGGCGGCCTGGCGCTGCTCACGCTGCAGATCGCACTGGGCGGCTGGGTCAGCACCAATTACGCGGCGCTGGCCTGCATGGACTTTCCGACCTGCCAGGGGCAATGGCTGCCGCCCATGGACTTCAAGGACGGCTATTCCATCATCCGGGCACTGGGCGAACTCCCGTCGGGCCAGATGATTTCCCAATACGCCCTGACCGCCATCCACTGGGTGCACCGCAATTTCGCCTTCGTCGTTTTCGCCTATCTGGGTACCCTGGGTGTCCGTTTGCGCAGGGAGCGCGGGCTGCGCGGCCCCGCCAACCTGGTGCTGGGCCTGCTGCTGGCCCAGCTGGCGACCGGGCTGACCACCATTTTTTTCCAATGGCCCCTGCTGATCGCCGTGTTGCACAACGGCGGCGCGGCCGGCCTGGTGCTGGCCACCGTCACGCTGCTGGTGCGCCTGTCCACCGCCGGGCGCCCGGCGCTGCGCGCGTCGCGGCCGGTCAGTCCCGCGGAAAGTCCCGCATGA
- a CDS encoding SURF1 family protein — translation MARAHRTLTALVLLGIMVVLLASLGRWQLRRADERRAVLAAIESGRRQPPLLLTAATPSDDLRPWRPVSVQGRWRADMTVRLDNRNQNGRPGYWIATPLMLEEGSNTAVLVLRGWLPRTLPGEPPEAAPALPDGVRTVSGELVRRVPRLFELWNPGGASDDVLPTAWPSRDGPPTVQNLDLDAYARATGLHLLPAVMEQHAPSGDGLVREWPQPSVDYNQNLGYAMQWFAFAGIAGIAFVVVAVRAARGRGP, via the coding sequence ATGGCTCGTGCGCATCGCACTTTGACCGCGTTGGTGCTGCTGGGCATCATGGTGGTATTGCTCGCCTCGCTGGGACGCTGGCAACTGCGCCGTGCCGACGAAAGGCGTGCCGTCCTCGCGGCCATTGAGAGCGGCCGGCGCCAGCCGCCCCTGCTGCTGACGGCCGCCACGCCCAGCGACGATCTGCGCCCCTGGCGGCCCGTATCGGTGCAGGGACGCTGGCGCGCCGACATGACGGTGCGCCTGGACAACCGCAACCAGAACGGGCGGCCGGGCTACTGGATCGCCACGCCGCTGATGCTCGAAGAAGGGTCGAACACCGCGGTGCTGGTGTTGCGCGGATGGCTGCCGCGCACGCTGCCCGGGGAACCGCCCGAGGCCGCGCCGGCGTTGCCGGACGGCGTGCGTACCGTGTCGGGCGAACTGGTGCGGCGTGTGCCCAGGCTGTTCGAATTGTGGAACCCTGGCGGCGCGTCCGACGACGTCCTGCCCACCGCATGGCCATCGCGGGATGGCCCGCCAACGGTGCAGAATCTGGACCTGGATGCCTATGCCCGGGCCACCGGCCTGCACCTGCTGCCGGCGGTCATGGAGCAGCATGCGCCCTCGGGCGACGGGCTGGTGCGCGAGTGGCCGCAGCCTTCGGTGGACTACAACCAGAACCTGGGCTACGCGATGCAGTGGTTCGCCTTCGCCGGTATTGCCGGCATCGCCTTCGTCGTCGTGGCCGTGCGCGCCGCGCGCGGGCGCGGACCCTAG
- the ctaD gene encoding cytochrome c oxidase subunit I produces the protein MSSVTVDHVEPGHGHGHGHDDHHHAIPSGWRRWLFATNHKDIGTMYLIFSFLMLLEGGTLALLLRTELFEPGLQFFRPELFNQFTTMHGLIMVFGAIMPAFVGFANWMIPMQIGASDMAFARMNNFSFWILPMAAILLTSSFFVPGGATAAGWTLYAPLSLQMGPGMDLAIFAIHIMGASSIMGAINVIVTILNMRAPGMTLMKMPLFCWTWLITAFLLIAVMPVLAAAITMVLTDRHFGTDFFNAAAGGDPVLYQHVFWFFGHPEVYIMILPAFGIVSAVVPAFARKPLFGYASMVYATAAIAVLSFIVWAHHMFTTGMPVTGQLYFMYATMLISIPTGVKVFNWVATMWRGSMTFETPMLWAIGFIFVFTMGGFTGLILSVAPIDIQVHDTYYVVAHFHYVLVAGSLFGLFAGAYYWMPKWTGRMYSEKLGKLHFWSSLISFNVTFFPMHFLGLAGMPRRYADYAAQFTTFHQVATIGAFWFGLSQLIFLYAILRCYAGKGEPAAAKPWEGAEGLEWTVPSPAPFHTFETPPEVK, from the coding sequence ATGAGCAGCGTCACTGTAGACCACGTCGAGCCGGGCCACGGGCACGGCCATGGTCACGATGACCATCACCACGCCATCCCCAGCGGATGGCGGCGCTGGCTGTTCGCCACCAACCACAAGGATATCGGGACGATGTATCTCATCTTCTCGTTCCTGATGTTGCTGGAAGGCGGCACGCTCGCGCTGTTGCTGCGCACGGAGCTGTTCGAGCCCGGCCTGCAGTTCTTCCGTCCGGAACTGTTCAACCAGTTCACCACCATGCACGGCCTGATCATGGTGTTCGGCGCCATCATGCCGGCCTTCGTCGGCTTCGCGAACTGGATGATCCCGATGCAGATCGGCGCATCGGACATGGCGTTCGCGCGCATGAACAACTTCAGCTTCTGGATCCTGCCGATGGCGGCGATTCTGCTGACGTCGTCCTTCTTCGTGCCGGGCGGCGCCACCGCCGCCGGCTGGACGCTGTATGCGCCGCTGTCGCTGCAGATGGGCCCCGGCATGGACCTGGCGATCTTCGCCATACACATCATGGGCGCCTCGTCCATCATGGGTGCGATCAACGTCATCGTCACCATCCTGAACATGCGCGCGCCGGGCATGACGCTGATGAAGATGCCGCTGTTCTGCTGGACCTGGCTGATCACCGCCTTCCTGCTGATCGCGGTGATGCCGGTGCTGGCCGCCGCCATCACCATGGTGCTCACCGACCGCCACTTCGGCACGGATTTCTTCAATGCGGCCGCCGGCGGCGATCCCGTGCTGTACCAGCACGTGTTCTGGTTCTTCGGGCATCCCGAGGTCTACATCATGATTTTGCCGGCCTTCGGCATCGTCTCCGCTGTGGTCCCGGCCTTCGCCCGCAAGCCGCTGTTCGGCTACGCCTCCATGGTGTACGCGACGGCCGCCATCGCGGTGCTGTCCTTCATCGTGTGGGCGCACCACATGTTCACCACCGGCATGCCGGTGACCGGCCAGCTTTACTTCATGTACGCGACCATGCTGATCTCCATCCCGACCGGGGTGAAGGTGTTCAACTGGGTGGCCACGATGTGGCGCGGGTCGATGACGTTCGAAACGCCCATGCTGTGGGCCATCGGCTTCATTTTCGTGTTCACCATGGGCGGCTTCACCGGCCTGATCCTGTCGGTGGCGCCCATCGACATCCAGGTGCATGACACCTACTACGTGGTGGCGCACTTCCACTACGTGCTGGTGGCGGGCTCGCTGTTCGGGTTGTTCGCCGGCGCCTACTACTGGATGCCGAAGTGGACCGGCCGCATGTACAGCGAAAAGCTTGGCAAGCTGCACTTCTGGTCGTCGCTGATTTCGTTCAACGTGACCTTCTTCCCCATGCACTTCCTGGGGCTGGCCGGCATGCCGCGCCGCTATGCGGACTACGCCGCCCAATTCACGACCTTTCACCAGGTCGCCACGATCGGCGCCTTCTGGTTCGGCCTGTCGCAGCTGATCTTCCTGTACGCCATCCTGCGCTGCTATGCGGGCAAGGGCGAACCGGCGGCCGCCAAGCCGTGGGAGGGCGCGGAAGGGCTGGAATGGACGGTGCCGTCGCCGGCGCCCTTCCATACCTTCGAAACGCCGCCCGAAGTGAAGTAA